One genomic window of Solanum dulcamara chromosome 12, daSolDulc1.2, whole genome shotgun sequence includes the following:
- the LOC129877659 gene encoding ribosomal RNA-processing protein 17, translating into MEEPLIAAQNPRIRGRHIKKRALKNKALTVSFDEKDLKDFVTGFHKRKKKRRKEAQVQLEESLRRKRIEARKKRKEEREFAIFGGAAPDSAAVTDEPDDDLDDDEENERNATVSGTTTYDNGDVQVIVTTSELSREEEESPAQVPPPSAVVQHTGETKNSKRNIPVSKKKPFKKAAKKRSRPKPQSKRDKRKGKMKNKKHQQ; encoded by the exons ATGGAAGAACCTCTAATAGCAGCACAAAATCCGAGGATAAGAGGTAGACATATCAAGAAAAGAGCCCTAAAGAACAAAGCCCTTACTGTCTCTTTCGATGAAAAAGACCTCAA GGATTTTGTAACTGGTTTtcataagagaaagaagaagagaagaaaagaagcgCAAGTACAATTGGAAGAATCCCTGAGAAGGAAACGTATTGAGGCTCGTAAAAAG AGAAAGGAGGAAAGAGAATTTGCCATCTTTGGTGGAGCTGCTCCTGATTCAGCTGCTGTAACTGATGAACCTGATGATGACCTCGATGACGACGAGGAAAATGAGCGTAATGCAACAGTCTCAG GGACTACAACATATGACAATGGCGATGTGCAAGTCATCGTGACAACAAGTGAGTTATCgcgtgaagaagaagaatcccCAGCTCAAGTGCCGCCACCATCAGCAGTAGTTCAACATACCGGAGAAACTAAAAACAGCAAACGAAACATTCCAGTAAGTAAGAAGAAACCATTCAAGAAAGCTGCGAAAAAGAGATCTCGGCCCAAGCCACAGAGTAAGAGAGATAAGAGGAAAGGTAAaatgaagaacaagaagcatcagcagtag